The Bombus huntii isolate Logan2020A chromosome 1, iyBomHunt1.1, whole genome shotgun sequence genome contains a region encoding:
- the LOC126871446 gene encoding F-actin-monooxygenase Mical isoform X2 — protein sequence MRNTRWHEDDDEAKALAAGAASYQVVMEHQQGRKQTMNSTEVAKANEEFDLFCNATTLKSILGHFRHLCELLKIRPNTINQFYPKLRLKLRSWKAQALWKKFDQRANHKCYNRGKACPNTRVLIIGGGPCGLRSAIEAQLLGAKVVVVEKRDRMSRNNVLHLWPFVIQDLRGLGAKKFFGKFCAGSIDHISIRQLQCILLKVALILGVEFHESVSFDSLIPPPENQEEGKTGWRAKTTPADHPVCQYEFDVLIGADGKRNTLEGFKRKEFRGKLAIAITANFINKRTEAEARVEEISGVAFIFNQKFFKELYQETGIDLENIVYYKDDTHYFVMTAKKHSLIDKGVILQDYPDTAKLLAKENVDREALMLYAREAAEFSTEYQMIGMEFAVNHYGQPDVAMFDFTSMYAAENASRILERRGHRLLMILVGDSLLEPFWPTGSGCARGFLSSLDACWAIKSWGANVSPLEVIAERESIYRLLGQTTPENLNRDYAAYTLDPHTRYPNLNVSSVTPIQVRGLVDTDDPDSIKQPPVQSDIDIPKKRRRRDLRGDSQVHPDTLLRWLQKQVALYDSVQIKDMGASFKNGLAICAIIHRYRPNLIDFHNLNPDDTVTNNQLAFDILEKELSIPPIMTGEEMAQCDVPDKLAIFSYLTQIYEVFRGEIPYIKHPKLEPENEERPAHSKQLSQLTPDQKVQLIDRIVRQDSATRTRHSRSRHNENLNPADKKGDTISRRSRKRRSTEKMGATVEERQKRLADIEKNRAERMRRRQYLRNMATQQFYKSMQMLQANAKREKDEPFEDYSIFLYRQTAPDFKDRVKYLEQKILYPDREPKIHAGHHRNSIDEEFSGRIKSIEDKLKGSTPAEKKPRDLLRAIGKIEKTDWNVKEIEKKIEENKMGRTVRHDKVERVPKWSREQMCICFIQFLARQIKMEKKGRDQKETDSKYADIDNTLKNIDRKIKEGNVLGYNKVSAMAEQFSNKSQDAEPRVYKSNAKPTIALPAQGGSETCHFCNKRVYLMERLSAEGKFFHRGCFRCEYCSTSLRIGNHTFDRDKSGGRFYCTQHFGFLGALKARADKKRVAVLNKENIPATPVHLKTPEKAKIPLEGVVGLDLLDRGQTPERIEFENLAGISDAEEPQSQMDEDEWTDRNFGASTAEMGSSDDISDMSDSDDDNEVYEEAIDQPLTTEGTLELAKNWTLRYSHPHAAMGQSDTGSNEYEDSSDEYTNEDDESTTATEDEDDIRARELRRQEFWLKNPTRSSDTDTGSETEVASNEGTSEESEENSATEISTDSEFEHDGATPTQHEIPEITINDSYVRKTRGNYVEPKKVQVKSKVISSINGNIKQDKDLEVAKSQLKTDHNINPSHLEKESKLNLLGFNNTNVAPLINPRKGDYLLNRTHSTEGIASKLSLELKKKYLLGGTAFGSSVMKSGSASNVDTQLRNFTDAISQHQKLLNPAPEPSPTMQAFLQGTSKLRSNNTQLSPISPTAIFSSSPIKPYNANRSPQNLLNNDTPIYKATILPEISKTHLPDLVKESSILKSKTSPNIVCGESKDIENKEVMKEQVASSQLHTVKSSQILENARNSQNTESNFTVTTDENNGFRPRSPLHETSIIVPQVDWSKNKEKTKETASTGDSDIDSDSLSSGDGEAEDEPQDKSPAVNLSPPRLQIHSTDGDLLLDEEANKCKDFDDGQSFEPDSIECSFLLDKELNTKMNTAVSAPISSMNKTSMELEIVKNEIEQLELQDDGKKSISNCSTPTSITSAISNKHDDSEENDITTAALTETEFSEWARDGEVIVSDDLRDVEFNINPEFITTRRKPTLSDASKAGHTPITIAKQEDLTDMDLDFSKLDKQIDVPINNTSKLLANGENIDFMDTDNESLLDDSLQDASNTVMLKNRGYIEFVNIKSSPTLTSSRDKLITDAPIAKLEVENDSCSEEEAYNDRNVIEINPVTMDDVMNKLNGAINKSENNTKSNVGTKSNSVQEDQSIAEAINKELFQSMEEDSLLIVEPAEDTTTSEVVTILASPVNPQVSIVPSQTQKEPEQGEETKVTADSSNPDYLEYVKRLQSRIAEFSNAKDSIDVRKSKRKNSKSSLQSRAAEMIAEEIKNQEITINNSFNSPATSRKLEEITRERSKQKNVIQDLLMDKVEAHKQKSAEKKARRAARASSFNSTPTLSPIRPSIPNVSLINKFVPTSIVTPENSPSHTTSVETKKSVKSETSYESQQLPWKSEIGKTTSKETNKNDIQSSENTTLTKIANEKENFRTPVAPPRLKHEEAKRTAEKARQDARERARLKSDEDLGLSPEDKIKELRMKVTRRQLSMEERKTKEEIHEPRMRLYSSGANKTGLKLQTSKSTDNMKAVAEAINFTDLSAANAKSMDELLHTDFPKSNNSVAVVKRDKKQKTKDPERRKSIIQAVSDFFFKKESSPSPSNQKDKLSMFRLTSKTKGKLYKSYSEGSDLDKVLSPKTNTRPKSVCEGMLTRNFLNENPPPIPSPPLTYTIPTTQVSDDSLSDDDTKTTAMSASCMHKATVTEGSCNSISRKTKTTKRIARQAQLKRLRMAQEIQRKLEETEVKQRELESRGVSVEKALRGEGECSDREEADLLREWFDLMKERTELRRYEKELLVRAQEVQLEDRHERLQQELRERLADDDDKKTSADVKKEGEILTEMLEIVAKRDSLIALLEEERQRYQDEDRDLEAQMLAKGLRLTPIKKCGPKYSV from the exons GTAATGGAGCATCAGCAGGGTCGAAAGCAAACAATGAACTCGACAGAGGTGGCGAAAGCCAACGAAGAGTTCGATTTGTTTTGTAATGCCACTACCTTAAAATCCATTCTTGGACATTTTCGGCATCTCTGCGAATTACTCAAGATCAGACCAAATACGATCAATCAATTTTATCCAAAATTGAGACTCAAGTTGAGATCGTGGAAGGCGCAAGCTCTATGGAAAAAATTTGATCAGAGAGCCAATCACAAATGTTACAATCGTGGCAAAGCATGCCCGAATACAAGA GTTTTGATCATCGGAGGAGGTCCGTGTGGACTTCGCTCGGCGATAGAAGCCCAGCTATTAGGTGCCAAGGTTGTCGTTGTGGAAAAAAGAGATCGAATGTCCAGAAACAACGTCCTTCACCTTTGGCCCTTTGTTATTCAAGATCTTCGTGGCCTAGGAGCGAAGAAATTCTTTGGGAAATTCTGCGCTGGATCTATAGATCACATCAGTATCCGCCAACTTCAGTGTATCTTGCTGAAAGTCGCTTTGATCCTCGGTGTCGAGTTCCACGAAAGTGTCAGCTTCGATTCTTTGATACCGCCACCGGAGAATCAGGAAGAGGGCA AGACAGGTTGGAGAGCAAAAACTACCCCCGCTGATCATCCAGTCTGTCAATACGAGTTCGACGTGCTAATCGGCGCCGATGGCAAAAGAAATACATTGGAGGGTTTCAAGCGCAAAGAATTTCGGGGTAAATTGGCTATAGCGATAACGGCCAATTTCATAAACAAACGAACTGAAGCAGAGGCACGGGTAGAAGAGATCAGCGGAGTGGCCTTCATCTTCAAtcagaaatttttcaaagaacTGTACCAAGAGACTGGTATAGATCTCGagaatattgtatattacAAAGATGATACTCACTACTTCGTTATGACTGCCAAAAAGCACAGCCTTATAGATAAGGGAGTGATTCTTCAG GACTATCCAGATACAGCGAAGTTGCTCGCGAAGGAAAACGTGGATCGCGAAGCATTGATGCTTTACGCCCGTGAAGCTGCTGAATTCTCTACGGAATACCAGATGATCGGTATGGAATTTGCAGTGAACCATTACGGTCAGCCAGACGTGGCTATGTTCGATTTCACGTCTATGTATGCGGCGGAGAATGCTAGCCGGATTTTGGAACGTAGGGGTCACAGACTACTTATGATCCTCGTCGGCGATAGTCTGCTCGAG CCATTCTGGCCAACGGGATCCGGTTGTGCGAGAGGATTTTTAAGCTCCTTGGATGCTTGCTGGGCAATCAAAAGCTGGGGTGCAAATGTATCGCCGTTAGAAGTAATTGCAGAACGTGAATCTATTTACAGGCTACTCGGGCAGACCACGCCTGAAAATTTGAACAGGGATTACGCTGCATATACTCTGGACCCTCATACCAG ATACCCCAATTTGAACGTATCCTCTGTAACGCCAATACAAGTGCGAGGTTTAGTCGACACAGATGACCCTGACAGCATCAAGCAACCTCCTGTACAGTCTGACATCGATATTCCTAAGAAACGACGTCGCCGAG ATTTACGTGGAGATTCACAAGTGCATCCAGACACGCTGCTTCGCTGGTTGCAAAAACAAGTTGCCCTGTACGACTCGGTCCAAATAAAAGATATGGGTGCCTCGTTTAAGAATGGTCTGGCTATTTGTGCAATAATTCATAGATATCGACCGAATCTAATAGACTTCCATAATTTGAATCCGGATGATACGGTTACGAACAATCAGCTGGCCTTTGATATCTTAGAAAAAGAACTGAGCATACCTCCA ATAATGACAGGAGAGGAAATGGCTCAATGCGACGTCCCCGATAAACTCGCCATATTTTCTTATCTCACACAGATATACGAAGTTTTCCGCGGTGAAATCCCGTACATTAAACATCCAAAATTA GAACCTGAAAACGAAGAAAGGCCTGCACATAGTAAACAATTGAGCCAATTAACACCTGACCAAAAAGTTCAGTTAATTGACCGTATCGTCAGACAAGATAGTGCGACAAGAACGAGACACTCACGATCGCGACATAACGAAAATTTAAACCCCGCGGATAAGAAGGGAGACACGATTAGTCGACGTTCTCGAAAGAGACGAAGCACGGAGAAGATGGGCGCGACAGTG GAGGAAAGGCAGAAGAGACTCGCAGATATAGAGAAAAATCGCGCCGAACGTATGAGAAGGCGACAATATTTGCGAAACATGGCGACGCAGCAATTCTACAAAAGTATGCAGATGCTGCAAGCGAACGCAAAACGCGAGAAAGACGAgccgttcgaagattattcgATATTCTTATACCGTCAAACTGCGCCGGATTTCAAGGATAGAGTGAAATATCTAGAgcagaaaatattatatcca GATAGAGAACCCAAGATCCACGCTGGTCATCATAGAAACAGCATAGACGAGGAGTTCTCTGGCCGAATAAAGAGCATCGAGGACAAATTGAAGGGATCTACTCCAGCTGAAAAGAAGCCCAGAGATCTTCTACGTGCCATTG GTAAAATCGAGAAGACCGATTGGAACGTGAAGGAAATCGAGAAGAAAATCGAGGAGAATAAAATGGGCCGCACTGTCCGACACGACAAAGTAGAACGAGTGCCGAAGTGGAGTCGAGAACAG ATGTGTATATGCTTCATTCAGTTTTTAGCTCGACAAATCAAGATGGAGAAGAAGGGACGGGATCAAAAGGAGACAGATAGTAAGTACGCTGATATTGACAATACCCTGAAGAATATTGACAGGAAGATCAAAGAGGGTAATGTCCTCGGGTACAATAAAGTTTCGGCTATGGCCGAACAGTTTTCGAATAAAAGTCAAGACGCGGAGCCCAGGGTGTACAAATCG AATGCCAAGCCCACAATAGCGTTACCCGCGCAAGGAGGTTCGGAGACGTGTCATTTTTGCAATAAGAGAGTTTATTTAATGGAGAGACTTAGTGCCGAAGGGAAGTTTTTCCATCGAGGCTGTTTCCGTTGCGAATATTGTTCTACCTCTTTGAGAATAg GAAACCATACGTTTGATCGGGACAAGAGTGGAGGACGATTCTACTGTACACAACATTTCGGTTTCTTAGGAGCATTAAAAGCTCGCGCAGATAAGAAGAGAGTTGCAGTGTTGAACAAGGAAAACATACCTGCCACACCAGTACATCTAAAGACACCGGAGAAG GCAAAGATACCTTTAGAAGGCGTTGTTGGTCTTGATTTACTTGATCGCGGACAAACACCTGAGAGaatagaatttgaaaatttagcAGGAATATCAGACGCCGAAGAACCCCAAAGTCAGATGGATGAAGACGAATGGACGGATAGAAATTTCGGTGCTTCCACTGCAGAAATGGGTTCTAGCGATGACATTTCAGACATGAG CGATTCGGATGACGATAACGAAGTATACGAAGAAGCAATAGATCAGCCCTTAACAACCGAAGGAACTCTTGAACTTGCCAAAAATTGGACACTACGATACTCTCATCCACATGCTGCAATGGGACAGTCTGATACTGGGAGCAATGAATATGAAGATTCTAGCGATGAATACACGAACGAAG aCGATGAAAGTACAACAGCTACGGAGGATGAAGACGACATACGCGCTCGAGAGCTTAGAAGACAGGAGTTTTGGCTGAAGAATCCTACCCGTAGTTCCGATACGGACACCGGTTCGGAAACGGAG GTTGCCTCCAATGAAGGTACATCAGAAGAGAGCGAAGAAAATTCAGCTACAGAAATATCGACGGACTCTGAATTTGAACACGATGGTGCAACTCCCACACAGCATGAGATTCCAGAAATTACGATCAACGATTCGTATGTCCGCAAAACCAGAGGAAATTATGTCGAGCCTAAGAAAGTTCAAGTAAAAAGCAAAGTTATTTCATCAATTAATGGGAATATCAAGCAAGATAAAGATTTAGAAGTCGCGAAGTCGCAATTAAAAACGGATCATAATATAAATCCTTCTCATCTTGAGAAAGAGAGTAAGCTGAATTTATTAGGATTCAATAATACGAATGTAGCTCCATTAATAAATCCACGCAAAGGAGATTATTTATTGAACCGCACTCATTCTACCGAAGGTATTGCGTCTAAATTATCTTTGGAGTTAAAAAAGAAGTATTTACTCGGTGGTACAGCCTTTGGTAGTTCTGTCATGAAGTCAGGATCAGCTTCGAATGTGGATACTCAGTTAAGAAATTTCACAGACGCTATTTCTCAACACCAAAAACTCTTAAATCCCGCTCCAGAACCAAGTCCAACGATGCAAGCATTCTTACAGGGAACGAGCAAATTACGCTCGAATAATACTCAACTTTCTCCTATATCACCTACAGCTATATTCTCTTCATCTCCGATAAAACCATACAATGCCAATCGTTCCCCACAGAACTTATTAAACAACGATACTCCTATTTATAAAGCAACAATTTTGCCTGAGATATCGAAAACCCACTTACCAGATTTGGTAAAAGAATCTagtatattaaaatcaaaaaCTTCACCTAATATTGTCTGTGGTGAATCCAAGGACATAGAGAACAAAGAAGTTATGAAAGAACAAGTGGCATCTAGTCAATTGCATACAGTTAAGAGCTCacaaatattagaaaatgcGCGAAACTCTCAAAATACAGAGAGCAATTTTACTGTGACCACAGATGAAAATAATGGTTTCCGACCACGAAGTCCCTTGCATGAGACCTCTATCATAGTACCCCAAGTCGATTGGAgtaaaaacaaggaaaaaacgaaagagACTGCTAGTACTGGAGATTCAGATATAGACAGCGATTCCTTATCTTCCGGCGATGGTGAAGCGGAAGATGAACCGCAGGATAAATCACCTGCTGTAAATTTGTCTCCGCCTCGTTTACAAATTCACAGTACAGATGGAGATCTGTTGCTGGACGAGGAAGCTAACAAATGTAAAGACTTTGATGATGGTCAGTCATTCGAACCAGATTCCATAGAGTGTTCATTTTTACTCGACAAAGAGTTGAATACTAAGATGAATACTGCAGTTTCTGCTCCAATATCTTCCATGAATAAAACTTCAATGGAGCTAGAGATAGTAAAGAATGAGATTGAGCAGTTAGAACTGCAGGATGATGGCAAAAAGAGCATTAGCAATTGCAGTACTCCTACATCGATAACTTCTGCAATTTCCAATAAACATGATGATTCTGAAGAGAATGACATCACCACAGCTGCCCTTACGGAAACAGAATTTTCAGAATGGGCTCGTGATGGTGAGGTCATTGTCTCAGATGATCTACGAGATGTCGAGTTCAATATTAATCCAGAATTTATAACCACAAGGCGGAAACCTACATTATCAGATGCTTCGAAAGCAGGTCATACTCCAATTACGATAGCTAAACAAGAAGATTTAACAGATATGGACTTGGATTTTTCGAAGCTTGACAAACAGATAGATGTTCCTATTAATAATACCTCGAAACTTTTAGCTAACGGTGAAAATATAGATTTTATGGACACAGATAACGAATCACTCCTTGATGATAGTTTGCAAGATGCTTCTAATACTGTTATGCTCAAGAATAGAGGATATATAGAATTCGTAAACATTAAGAGCTCACCAACGCTTACAAGTTCGCGAGATAAATTAATTACCGACGCTCCTATCGCAAAATTAGAAGTAGAGAATGACTCGTGCTCAGAGGAAGAAGCTTATAACGACAGAAACGTGATAGAAATAAATCCAGTTACCATGGATGATGTTATGAATAAGCTAAACGGTGCTATAAATAAATCCGAGAATAATACTAAATCAAACGTAGGAACAAAATCAAATTCTGTTCAAGAAGATCAATCTATCGCGGAAgcaataaataaagaattgtTCCAATCAATGGAGGAAGATAGTTTGCTTATCGTTGAACCAGCTGAAGATACCACTACTAGTGAAGTAGTCACTATTCTTGCTAGTCCCGTGAATCCACAAGTTTCAATAGTTCCGAGTCAAACTCAAAAGGAACCTGAACAaggagaagaaacgaaagtaACAGCTGATTCAAGCAATCCGGACTATCTGGAATATGTGAAACGTCTACAATCTAGAATCGCAGAATTTAGCAACGCCAAAGACTCTATAGATGTCAGAAAATCGAAGAGAAAGAACTCCAAAAGCTCTCTGCAATCTCGTGCCGCTGAGATGATAgcagaagaaataaaaaatcaagaaATAACGATAAATAACAGCTTTAATTCACCAGCTACCTCTAGGAAATTGGAAGAAATTACCAGAGAAAGATCCAAGCAAAAGAATGTAATACAAGATTTACTAATGGATAAAGTGGAAGCTCATAAGCAAAAGTCTGCAGAAAAAAAAGCAAGAAGAGCTGCTAGAGCTTCGTCGTTTAATTCAACTCCAACTTTATCGCCAATAAGACCATCCATTCCTAATGTTTCACTGATTAATAAATTCGTGCCTACATCTATAGTAACACCTGAAAATAGTCCCTCGCATACTACTTCTGTTGAAACCAAAAAGTCTGTAAAAAGTGAAACATCTTATGAGTCACAGCAATTGCCTTGGAAATCAGAGATAGGAAAAACTACAAGTAAAGAAACTAATAAGAATGATATTCAGTCCTCTGAAAATACCACATTAACTAAAATAGCTAATGAGAAAGAAAACTTTAGAACTCCGGTCGCACCTCCAAGATTGAAACACGAAGAAGCAAAGAGGACAGCAGAGAAGGCAAGGCAAGATGCAAGGGAAAGAGCTAGATTAAAGAGTGACGAAGATCTAGGTCTCAGTCCagaagataaaattaaagagCTGAGAATGAAAGTCACACGAAGACAACTTTCCATGGAAGAGAGAAAAACTAAAGAAGAAATACATGAACCTCGCATGAGACTCTACAGTTCTGGAGCAAACAAGACTGGATTAAAATTGCAAACGAGCAAGAGTACAGATAATATGAAGGCTGTAGCAGAGGCAATAAATTTTACTGACTTATCTGCTGCCAATGCAAAATCAATGGATGAACTGTTACATACTGATTTTCCAAAGTCAAATAATTCTGTTGCCGTCGTAAAAAGAGATAAGAAGCAAAAGACGAAAGATccagaaagaagaaagagtaTCATCCAAGCAGTGTCAGATTTCTTCTTCAAGAAAGAATCTTCTCCTTCGCCGTCCAATCAAAAAGACAAATTATCTATGTTCCGTCTGACGTCAAAAACAAAAGGCAAA TTATATAAATCGTATTCGGAAGGGTCAGAT CTTGATAAAGTCTTGTCGCCAAAGACTAACACTAGACCAAAAAGTGTGTGCGAGGGTATGCTCACAAGAAATTTCCTAAATGAAAACCCGCCGCCAATTCCATCACCACCCCTTACTTACACCATTCCTACTACACAAGTTTCAG ATGATAGTTTATCAGATGATGATACAAAAACAACAGCAATGTCAGCATCATGCATGCACAAGGCTACAGTAACAGAAGGTTCTTGCAATAGTATTTCACGCAAAACAAAAACTACAAAACGAATAGCTAGACAAGCACAATTAAAGAG GTTGCGTATGGCTCAAGAGATACAGAGAAAGCTAGAAGAAACAGAAGTTAAACAAAGAGAATTGGAAAGCAGAGGTGTTAGCGTTGAAAAAGCTCTTCGTGGTGAAGGCG aatgCTCTGATCGAGAAGAAGCGGATTTACTCAGAGAGTGGTTCGATCTTATGAAAGAACGCACGGAATTACGCAGATACGAAAAGGAGCTTTTGGTACGAGCTCAAGAGGTTCAACTTGAAGATCGTCATGAAAGATTGCAACAGGAATTGCGTGAACGCTTAGCTGATGATG ATGATAAAAAGACCAGCGCTGatgtgaaaaaagaaggagagatTTTAACAGAAATGTTGGAAATAGTTGCAAAGCGGGACTCGCTCATTGCTCTTTTAGAAGAGGAGCGTCAAAG